CCGGCAATTGACTGCGTGCCGTTTGAAGTGCGTCCAGAATGATGTCGTAACTGATGATGCCATTGTGGCGAACTTCGGCGGCAATGCCCTTGAAGTGCAGGTATTTTTCGTCGTACTCAATGTACTCCAGTAATTTGTCGCCGATGAAGGCTTTGAGTTTTTCGGTTTTATTGGAGTAGGTATGGGCTTTTTGTTGTAAGCGTTTTTTATCCTCCGCCAACTGCAGGCATTGATCGGTGAGGTGTTGCGCTTGTTTATGGAAACCGCGCAACTGCCGGTGAAAGCGCAACAAATCCCAAAGCACCAATGCTAACGCTATCGATGTGACACTCCACAACCAAAGATCCGGCAGCGGCTGCAGCAGCATGCCGTCCGGCAGTGCCACCGGCCAGCGGGCCAACTGCCAGAGCGCCAACGCCAGCAACAGGCTCACACTGCTCAGCCACGGATAAGAAATGTTTGCTTTTGTGTTCATGCATCGGCCTCGGAAGGTGGAACCCAGCGATAACTGCCCGCGTCGCCTGCGGTCACCAGACCCAAGCCCTGTTTGCAAAGCGTGGAAAAGGTACGCTGGCTGACGTTATCGATTGCATCGCGCAAGGTGCGGATGTGTTGACGGTAGGCGGCGTTGGAAAAGCGTTCTTCATCCAGTGCCAGCGCACGGGCCACCTGAGCGGCCGTCTGTGGCCGGGGCGAGTGCTCCACCAGATAATGCAGGATTTTGCGCGGTGTCGGGGGCAGGGCGCGGCGTGGATTTTTCGGGTTGTGCAGCTTGTTGCCGGCCCAGTAAATATCCCAGCTGACCAGATCAATTTGCAGCGGACCGCTGCGCACGCAATCGGTTTGCGCACTCGGTTGGCTCAGGGCGCGCTGACGCAACAGCGCTTTGATACGCCAGCACAATACCTGTTCCACATTGCGTTGATGCTTGGCAATAAAGTCCAGTGTGCTGTGCAAACTGAACGCCTGCGCTTCAATCTGGGTGCCGCTGTGTTCCGACAAATAAATGATCGGCAGATCCGGCCAGCGTTTGCGCAGGCTTTGTGACACGGTAAAACCGGCCTGGTCATCGCCATGCATGCGCGCGTCCAGCAAGGCCAGATCCGGTGTCGCATTGCCCTCGAGGCAGAATGCCTGCACGGCCTGCACCCCGTCCAGCACAATCAGCTGATTGGGGGCGTCGTCAAATGCGGTATTCAGCAGGCAATCGGAAAATTTATCGATCCAATGCCGCTGGTCTTCTGCCCAGAGAATGGTTGCCATATTTATGTGATCTTCTTCACATTATTTGCCTGATGCGTGTTTTGCTCACAGATTACTCACACGGGGTGAGTTTACTCGGATGGTAGGCAGACAAGAGGAGAACCTATCATGCCAACCGAACTCATTCATCTGTGGTCCGATAATGCGGCCGCCAGTCTGGCGATCTGGTTGTTTGTGCTGGTGTTGGCCATGTACCTGGGCCGCAGCCAGTCACATGCCTTGTTACAGGCGCTGGCGCGCAGTATTTACCGTTCAGCGCGCCTGGGCGCGCGGGCCTTGTCGCGTGCGCAGCAACAATTGCGTGAGCGCAATCGCGCGGTGTTGCAATCGGCCGGCGAGCAGCAGCTGCAGCGTGCCATTGAGCGCGAATTTGTGCGGGTCAACAGCATAATTACCCGCGATCTGGCTCATTATCCGAGTTTGCACCGGCAAATCAGCGATACCGTCAGCAAAATCGAAAAAGACTATGAAGCCGCCATTGACACGCCGCCCATGCCGCCGGCCTGGGTAGAAGTGGTGGAAACGGTGGCAGCGATTCCGCGCAGCGGCGATGCCGCCGTGGCGAAAATTCTGGACAAGATTCACGAAACCGTGGAATCGGCACAAGCAGAAAGCCTGCAGGCGTATCAGAAAAGCAGCCAGGTATCGCACAAATTGTTGAGCCGGATGCAGCCCCTGTGGCGCAAGTTGGACGGCGATCTGGCCGATGTGAAGCAGCGGGTCGATAGCCTGGAAGACCGCGCCAGTGTGATTGATGGCTTCATGACCGAATACCGCGCTATTCGCAGCGGCGCGCAGGAAGCCATGGCGCGTCTGACCAGTTCATCGCTGACGCAGTTTTTTGTATCTGCATTAGTGTTAATTATCGCCGTGTTTGGCGGCCTGATTAACTTCCAGCTGATTGCTATGCCCATGTCGGAAATGGTGGGCGGCACCAGTTACATCGGCGCCATGAAAACCTCGGACATTGCCGCGTTGGTGATCATTATGGTGGAAATTGCCATGGGATTATTTTTGCTGGAATCCCTGCGCATCACCCATTTGTTCCCGATGATTGGCAGCATGGACGACAAGATGCGCCGGCGCATGGTGTGGATTACCTTTACCATCCTGACGGTACTGGCCACCATTGAAGCGTCTTTGGCATACATGCGGGATCTGCTGGCCCTGGACCGCGAAGCGCTCAAGCAGTCGCTGGCCGGCGCGTCGGTGGTGGAAGCGAATTTCCGCTGGATTCCCTCCGTGGGCCAGATGGTCATGGGGTTTGTGTTGCCGTTTGCGCTCGCCTTCGTGGCCATTCCGCTTGAATCTTTCATTCAATCCACGCGCACGGTTTTGGGCATGTTTGCCGAAGCAACATTGAAAGTGCTGGCCGTAGTCTGCCGATTGCTGGGCGCGGTGGTGCAGCAGATGGTGCGCTTTATCATTCACCTGTACGACCTGGTGATCATGGTGCCATTGGCGTTCGAACGTTGGATCTCGGCGGGCCGTGCACGCATGGCCAAGTCGAATGACAGCCGCACCGAACCCGGTCTGGATTATTCGGAGGTGTAACCATGACTTATTTACGCGTAAATACCGGCCTGATTATCGCCGCGCTGCTGCTCACCCTGGTGGGCTGCGGTGAAACCCGCCCGCAACACCGCGCTGTCTATTTGTTGATGGATACCTCGGGGACTTACACCGAAGAACTGGCCAAAGCGCAGGGCATCATGAACTACCTGCTGGCCACGCTCGACAGCGGCGATGCCGTGGCGGTGGCGCGCATCGACAGCGGCAGCTTCAGCGAAAAAGATATTGTTGCCAAAGCCACGTTCGATGAACGCCCGAGTGTGGCCAATCAGCAGAAGCGCGCATTCAAACAACAGCTGGATGTGTATGTGAAATCGGTGCGCCACGGCAGCCGCCACACGGACATTACCGGTGGCCTGTTACAGGCCAGTGAGTTTCTGAATGAAACCGGCGCTGGCGAAAAATACGTGCTGGTATTTTCTGATCTGGAAGAAGATCTTGAAAAAGGCCACATCCGTGACTTTCCCATTGCGCTGGAAGGCATCCGGGTGGTGGCGTTGAACGTGACCAAGCTGCGCACCGACAACATCGACCCGCGCGATTACCTGCGCCGTTTAGAGGCCTGGCAAAAGCGGGTAGTGGAGGGCGGCGGCCAATGGGCGGTGATGAATGATCTGGAGCGCCTCGACCAGCTGATCGCCGCGCGCTGATGTCAACCGGTCTGCCATTGCGATGCCAGGGACGGCGTCGCTTTTTTGGTTTGCCCAAAACACCTTCACCTTTCCCCCACCCCCGCTAAAATGCAGCCTCCCTGATTGGAGGACACTATGCCCGATATCGTCGTCATGTTTTTCCTGTTGGGGCTGGTCGCCGGCCTCGTGCGTTCAGACCTCACCATTCCCAAAGCCGCTTACGATACCCTCAGCCTGTTATTAATGCTCACCATTGGCCTTAAGGGCGGTATGTCGCTCTATGGCAATTTGCGCTGGCAGCTGATTCCCGAACTGATTGCCGTGATGGCGCTGGGTGCCATCATTCCGTTGGTGCTTTTCCCCTTGCTGCGCAAGCTGGTGCGCCTGAGTCTGGAAGATGCCGCCAGTATTGCCGCCCACTATGGTTCGGTGAGTGCCGGTACCTTTGCGGTGGCACTGGCCTATGCCGAAGCCAATGATCTGGCCATTTCGCCGGAAGTCACTCTGTATCTGGTGGCTATGGAGTTGCCTGCGATTATTGTGGGTTTGCTGCTGTACCGCCGTTACAACAAATCCGATGGCCCGGCCCAACCGTCATTGGCCAAGCTCTGGCATGAGGCCTTTACCAACCGGGGTGTGATCTTGCTGCTGGGCGGTGTGATTATAGGCTTCATGTACGGCCCGGTGCAGGGTGCTTCGGTCACCGATTTGTACACCGGTGCGTTCAAAGCGGTACTGGCACTGTTTCTGTTGGAAATGGGCCTGGTGGCGGCGGAAACCTTACGCCCCTTCCCGTGGCAGCACTGGCGTTTGCTGACCTTCGCCTTGCTGGCGCCCAGCGTGCTTTCGCTGGTGGGAATCGCCACCGGCAA
This region of Simiduia agarivorans SA1 = DSM 21679 genomic DNA includes:
- a CDS encoding response regulator transcription factor — encoded protein: MATILWAEDQRHWIDKFSDCLLNTAFDDAPNQLIVLDGVQAVQAFCLEGNATPDLALLDARMHGDDQAGFTVSQSLRKRWPDLPIIYLSEHSGTQIEAQAFSLHSTLDFIAKHQRNVEQVLCWRIKALLRQRALSQPSAQTDCVRSGPLQIDLVSWDIYWAGNKLHNPKNPRRALPPTPRKILHYLVEHSPRPQTAAQVARALALDEERFSNAAYRQHIRTLRDAIDNVSQRTFSTLCKQGLGLVTAGDAGSYRWVPPSEADA
- a CDS encoding vWA domain-containing protein; amino-acid sequence: MTYLRVNTGLIIAALLLTLVGCGETRPQHRAVYLLMDTSGTYTEELAKAQGIMNYLLATLDSGDAVAVARIDSGSFSEKDIVAKATFDERPSVANQQKRAFKQQLDVYVKSVRHGSRHTDITGGLLQASEFLNETGAGEKYVLVFSDLEEDLEKGHIRDFPIALEGIRVVALNVTKLRTDNIDPRDYLRRLEAWQKRVVEGGGQWAVMNDLERLDQLIAAR
- a CDS encoding sodium-dependent bicarbonate transport family permease, which translates into the protein MPDIVVMFFLLGLVAGLVRSDLTIPKAAYDTLSLLLMLTIGLKGGMSLYGNLRWQLIPELIAVMALGAIIPLVLFPLLRKLVRLSLEDAASIAAHYGSVSAGTFAVALAYAEANDLAISPEVTLYLVAMELPAIIVGLLLYRRYNKSDGPAQPSLAKLWHEAFTNRGVILLLGGVIIGFMYGPVQGASVTDLYTGAFKAVLALFLLEMGLVAAETLRPFPWQHWRLLTFALLAPSVLSLVGIATGKMLGLAIGGQVILASLTASASYIAAPVAIKGAIPKADIGLAMLSSLGLTFPFNVIVGIGFYHWIILSV